The following coding sequences are from one Natrarchaeobaculum sulfurireducens window:
- a CDS encoding DUF7282 domain-containing protein, which yields MKNNSTHDLRVSARTARLTAGQDDDDDGPPWRFGGIAVAAGDILHMDDGTRVLMPGEELKKAAESQAGEPLTTDHPADDDGQPVYPPPTDETVGKVAKAGWLEGAEAVGYEATTHDRDIADGVRGETYEVSVHPRFQVEPYDGLEADVRASNIKFLDLSVVSKGDSPSNTAKWGPNEALASFTHSDEFAEQLTSATHADADVPENPEGIVEWLARKFGIIGDRGDRRGFIHVEPQTSDGETIRVAEAGFQDARWVVCAHLEGEEYPDIGPGLSSSIGEADAVAPGEIEAGIQIELDDPLEEDAEVYVALHYASEDGEKLDHITSADGGHFYDSAFVGVAPDEADVTADADGQQTTGAATGTGSGSPVDDSDPTMDDNTRQQYVSFLTANAGFDKESLEAMDDDVLKQTYELAAESGSNGDPDDGTDTTTNDGGKTLGEMTADEAADQLGDALQERGFVTEENADELLAQAEQQATKSQKVEEIIANSDSYDEDDREDLMASADSIVDDVHDNVTGQSGSGLPGAAGLTASIGAPDTTPSTDDDAEDDLDAYGTGVAN from the coding sequence ATGAAGAACAACAGTACTCACGACCTGCGGGTGTCGGCCCGAACGGCCAGGCTAACCGCAGGTCAGGACGACGATGACGACGGCCCGCCGTGGCGCTTCGGCGGGATCGCAGTCGCCGCCGGTGACATCCTCCACATGGACGACGGGACTCGAGTCCTGATGCCTGGCGAGGAGCTCAAGAAAGCGGCCGAGTCACAGGCCGGCGAACCGCTCACGACCGACCATCCTGCAGACGATGACGGCCAGCCAGTCTACCCGCCGCCGACTGACGAGACGGTCGGCAAAGTGGCGAAGGCAGGCTGGCTCGAGGGCGCCGAAGCAGTCGGCTACGAGGCGACGACACACGACCGGGACATCGCCGACGGCGTCCGCGGGGAGACCTACGAGGTTTCGGTCCATCCACGGTTCCAGGTCGAGCCCTACGACGGCCTCGAGGCCGACGTCCGGGCGTCGAACATCAAGTTCCTGGACCTGTCGGTCGTCTCGAAAGGCGACTCGCCGAGCAACACCGCAAAGTGGGGCCCGAACGAGGCACTGGCGTCGTTCACCCACTCAGATGAGTTCGCCGAGCAGCTGACCTCGGCGACACACGCGGATGCTGACGTCCCCGAGAATCCGGAAGGGATCGTCGAGTGGCTGGCCCGTAAGTTCGGCATCATCGGCGATCGCGGCGACCGGCGTGGTTTCATCCACGTCGAACCGCAGACGTCTGACGGTGAGACGATCCGCGTCGCCGAGGCCGGCTTCCAGGATGCGCGCTGGGTTGTGTGTGCGCACCTCGAGGGAGAGGAGTATCCGGACATCGGCCCAGGGCTCAGCTCCTCGATCGGCGAGGCTGACGCGGTGGCGCCTGGTGAGATCGAGGCCGGCATCCAGATCGAGTTGGACGACCCGCTCGAGGAGGACGCCGAGGTCTACGTCGCGCTCCACTATGCGAGCGAGGACGGCGAGAAACTCGACCACATCACGAGCGCCGACGGCGGCCACTTCTACGACAGCGCGTTCGTCGGCGTCGCTCCGGACGAAGCGGACGTCACGGCCGACGCCGATGGCCAGCAAACGACGGGGGCGGCAACCGGCACCGGGTCGGGATCCCCTGTGGACGACTCAGATCCAACTATGGACGACAACACTCGACAGCAGTACGTCTCGTTCTTGACCGCCAACGCGGGCTTCGACAAGGAGTCCCTCGAGGCGATGGACGACGACGTGCTCAAACAGACGTACGAACTCGCCGCGGAGAGCGGCAGCAACGGAGATCCCGACGACGGGACTGACACTACGACCAACGACGGCGGCAAGACCCTCGGCGAGATGACTGCGGACGAAGCCGCAGACCAGCTGGGTGACGCCCTGCAGGAGCGTGGTTTCGTGACTGAGGAGAACGCCGACGAACTCCTCGCTCAGGCAGAGCAGCAGGCGACGAAGAGCCAGAAGGTCGAGGAGATCATCGCAAACAGCGATTCCTACGACGAGGACGACCGCGAGGACCTCATGGCCTCGGCGGACTCGATCGTCGACGACGTCCACGACAACGTCACTGGCCAGAGTGGCTCGGGTCTGCCCGGCGCCGCTGGGCTGACGGCGTCGATCGGCGCTCCCGACACTACGCCGTCGACCGACGACGACGCCGAGGACGATCTGGACGCCTACGGAACGGGGGTCGCCAACTGA
- a CDS encoding major capsid protein encodes MAISTSDSVEAQQPQMAEEFEAGTRLHETALFNPVKSVRENAWKQIRAQSPIGPDMWEELDQAVGIQGPKAELTADSSLQVDSWQEYAETILDDQFVESTVIDQLEGAGFSVSASLFRYAYFDRLRSERMDATVSMNARARSVQEMPANALHGVPLWIHHVDYEFDSREVQNAMQFGDDLDASVGREARRALNRSEHSMLWNSEGREVPTDRGTLAVTGLDSDNDLILQASGSNGWIGDPNEILADFKELHDTVEEQDDVQDEDDVPLVSQVGGWVFVPRKLWGEVDREDYETEATDEPIMERLERKYPYLNIVPAPRLDGDTCILLLNDTRYFQIVNAQGVTNTNWEVDGGFGLRNKTLSSRTPFVRRSPDGIRGIVRMTGIDA; translated from the coding sequence ATGGCAATCAGCACTTCTGACAGTGTAGAAGCACAGCAGCCGCAGATGGCCGAGGAGTTCGAAGCAGGAACGCGTCTCCACGAGACGGCGCTGTTCAACCCGGTCAAGAGCGTCCGCGAGAACGCGTGGAAGCAGATCCGCGCCCAGTCTCCGATCGGCCCCGACATGTGGGAGGAGCTCGACCAGGCGGTCGGGATCCAGGGCCCGAAGGCAGAACTCACGGCAGACTCCTCGCTCCAGGTCGACTCCTGGCAGGAGTACGCCGAGACCATCCTCGACGACCAGTTCGTCGAGTCGACCGTCATCGACCAGCTCGAGGGCGCTGGCTTCAGCGTCTCGGCGTCGCTCTTCCGCTACGCCTACTTCGACCGCCTCCGCAGCGAGCGGATGGACGCGACGGTCAGCATGAACGCTCGAGCCCGAAGCGTTCAGGAGATGCCGGCCAACGCACTGCACGGCGTCCCGCTCTGGATCCACCACGTCGACTACGAGTTCGACAGCCGCGAAGTCCAGAACGCCATGCAGTTCGGCGACGATCTCGACGCATCCGTCGGCCGAGAAGCCCGTCGTGCGCTCAACCGATCCGAGCACAGCATGCTCTGGAACAGCGAGGGTCGAGAGGTCCCGACCGATCGAGGAACGCTCGCGGTCACTGGCCTCGACAGTGACAACGACCTCATCCTGCAGGCCAGCGGCTCGAACGGCTGGATCGGCGACCCCAACGAAATCCTCGCCGACTTCAAGGAACTGCACGACACGGTCGAGGAGCAGGACGACGTCCAGGACGAAGACGACGTCCCACTCGTCTCGCAGGTCGGCGGCTGGGTCTTCGTCCCGCGCAAGCTCTGGGGCGAAGTCGACCGCGAGGACTACGAGACTGAGGCGACCGACGAGCCGATCATGGAGCGCCTTGAGCGGAAGTACCCGTACCTCAACATCGTGCCAGCGCCGCGTCTGGACGGCGACACGTGCATCCTGCTGCTGAACGACACGCGGTACTTCCAGATCGTGAACGCCCAGGGCGTCACAAATACTAACTGGGAGGTCGACGGCGGCTTCGGGTTGCGTAACAAAACGCTCTCGAGCCGGACGCCGTTCGTCCGCCGAAGCCCGGACGGTATCCGCGGCATCGTTCGGATGACCGGCATCGACGCCTAA
- a CDS encoding phage terminase large subunit family protein has translation MSQAADVMQIAERNPLAHPAIASIQLFDYSLPPGPHLKELYNALWKAVDPDFPYAATKIARLLPRGHGKSEGIGVVFPTWVILSYPDVRVAVISKTADLAAERTSKVVDAVEHWAPQFGIEIENAAGQQLNTAANTEKEPTISPYGLESQLTGKHFDVIVWDDIADWDNQRTAKQRRNVREYFRDYEKNLIDPDSVLECDGVQAMIGTRKHPQDIYETDILNSASWDARTYKAIAEEDWPLVEQRAWQVRGDDGEVYADVGDLPADVNLANNGVIPDEPMTVLWPEHKPAESLLYDIVDGDNTTPIWRRENQQDPHALSGEVFKSDWLTYVDELPKPRSSYEWYAGMDIGLVEDLQQAAEDDTDWTALAVIAWNADVERGYLTTLVRDRGMSVKESADWAEEHLEDVDVDQMLVEQNANRGVAQRLRDDSPIPAEGDSSSGDKEERIHNMAADFESSTLRIVGSPTDEEWRNFEVEEWLQFPNASHDDRLDAIEIAMRAVEYDDDTNSGSGTW, from the coding sequence ATGAGCCAGGCAGCAGACGTGATGCAGATCGCCGAGCGGAACCCGCTCGCACACCCGGCGATCGCGTCGATCCAACTGTTCGATTACTCACTGCCACCGGGCCCGCACCTGAAGGAGCTGTACAACGCGCTTTGGAAGGCGGTCGACCCGGATTTTCCATACGCAGCGACGAAGATCGCGCGACTGCTCCCTCGAGGCCACGGCAAGAGCGAGGGGATCGGCGTCGTGTTCCCGACGTGGGTCATCCTCTCGTACCCCGACGTCCGCGTCGCGGTGATCTCGAAGACGGCCGATCTCGCAGCCGAACGGACCAGCAAGGTCGTCGACGCCGTCGAACACTGGGCGCCACAGTTCGGGATTGAGATCGAGAACGCCGCCGGCCAGCAACTCAACACGGCAGCGAACACCGAGAAGGAGCCCACGATCTCGCCGTACGGCCTCGAGTCACAGCTGACCGGAAAGCACTTCGACGTCATCGTCTGGGACGACATCGCGGACTGGGACAACCAGCGGACGGCGAAGCAGCGCCGAAACGTCCGGGAGTACTTCCGCGACTACGAGAAGAACCTGATCGACCCGGACTCCGTCCTCGAGTGCGACGGCGTCCAGGCGATGATCGGCACGCGGAAGCACCCGCAGGACATCTACGAGACGGACATCCTGAACTCGGCGAGCTGGGACGCCAGGACCTACAAGGCGATCGCCGAAGAGGACTGGCCACTCGTCGAGCAGCGGGCCTGGCAGGTTCGCGGCGACGACGGCGAGGTCTACGCCGACGTCGGCGACCTGCCGGCGGACGTCAACCTCGCGAACAACGGCGTGATCCCGGACGAGCCGATGACAGTCCTCTGGCCGGAACACAAGCCGGCGGAGTCGCTGCTGTACGACATCGTCGACGGCGACAACACGACGCCGATCTGGCGACGGGAGAACCAGCAGGATCCCCACGCTCTCTCCGGCGAGGTGTTCAAGTCCGACTGGCTCACCTACGTCGACGAACTCCCGAAACCCCGCTCGAGTTACGAGTGGTACGCCGGCATGGACATCGGCCTCGTCGAGGACCTTCAGCAGGCCGCTGAGGACGACACCGACTGGACCGCACTTGCAGTCATCGCCTGGAACGCCGACGTCGAGCGAGGCTACCTGACGACGCTCGTCCGCGACCGCGGCATGTCGGTCAAAGAGTCTGCCGACTGGGCAGAAGAGCACCTCGAGGACGTCGACGTCGATCAGATGCTGGTCGAGCAGAACGCCAACCGTGGCGTCGCCCAGCGTCTTCGCGATGACTCGCCGATCCCGGCGGAGGGCGACTCCTCGAGCGGCGACAAGGAAGAACGGATCCACAACATGGCGGCCGACTTCGAGAGCTCCACGCTACGGATCGTCGGCTCGCCCACCGATGAGGAGTGGCGCAACTTCGAGGTCGAGGAGTGGCTGCAGTTCCCAAACGCCTCACACGACGACCGCCTGGATGCGATCGAGATCGCGATGCGAGCGGTGGAGTACGACGACGACACCAACAGCGGCAGCGGCACCTGGTAG
- a CDS encoding phage tail tape measure protein, translating into MQRTGAVLSASITAPLSALGVASVKTGSEIEEMQDKMSIVFDDLEDDVIKWSEAHADAVNRSAYQLQEYATSLQDTFVPMGFARDEAAGMSQELTELAIDLASFNNMSEDAAMSKLESGLMGQHRALRDFGVAINESRLEQELMNKGMADSVQEASEQEKMMARMSIIMSDTADAQGDAARTSDSFANKMRGLRADTEELRAEIGQHLIPAATSLVGRVSGLVSWFGELSDSQQRTVITAGGLAAVLGPLLIAAGTFLTILPTMAAGWGMVTGAVTGATGAIAGGLVPSLLATNAALLPITAPIWTVIAAIGALIIAVGGLHYAWTNNVLGIRDAATDAFGTVRGWFESAPGWMLALLGPLGTLYYAWRENLFGVQDIVGSVFGWIGDKIDWLRDQIERIPGVGDDDGISQDDIVADDVDEPDVNEDTYAEAFGDLGETSGQSFGESFAESVVDGLETDDAEAHLEDEIAGAEQRLSELQEGGVALEDQEEAADLQREIRDLEGQLSGVQNADGIEDVDPDLLADAAQAQVDAEEERQNTLAAVADRIGGADVERADHGEATPEMVADSLDSGPEQADRGSTEQGLTEETLMNAFMTALEQWSEGRKFRMEQSINERRFRGLFQDEADVYFD; encoded by the coding sequence ATGCAACGGACAGGGGCTGTCCTTTCGGCAAGCATCACCGCACCTCTCTCTGCCCTTGGCGTTGCATCGGTCAAGACTGGCAGCGAAATTGAGGAGATGCAGGACAAGATGAGTATTGTCTTCGACGATCTCGAGGACGACGTCATCAAGTGGTCTGAAGCACATGCCGATGCGGTCAATCGGTCGGCGTATCAGTTGCAGGAGTACGCAACGAGCCTCCAAGACACGTTCGTCCCAATGGGCTTTGCCCGCGACGAGGCTGCTGGAATGTCGCAAGAACTCACAGAACTTGCCATTGACCTAGCCTCCTTCAACAATATGTCGGAGGACGCCGCGATGTCCAAGCTCGAGTCTGGACTGATGGGTCAACACCGCGCGCTTCGGGACTTCGGCGTTGCGATCAACGAGTCGCGACTCGAGCAGGAATTGATGAATAAGGGGATGGCCGACAGTGTGCAGGAAGCCAGTGAACAGGAGAAGATGATGGCGCGTATGAGCATCATCATGAGTGACACTGCTGACGCCCAGGGTGACGCTGCTCGAACGTCGGATTCATTCGCGAACAAGATGCGCGGCCTTCGTGCAGATACAGAAGAGCTTCGTGCTGAGATCGGGCAGCACCTTATCCCAGCCGCGACGTCGCTCGTCGGTCGCGTGTCTGGCCTCGTATCGTGGTTCGGCGAACTTTCAGACAGTCAGCAACGGACAGTCATAACTGCTGGCGGCCTTGCAGCAGTGCTGGGCCCACTCCTAATTGCTGCAGGGACGTTCCTGACGATCCTCCCGACAATGGCGGCTGGTTGGGGCATGGTTACTGGTGCAGTCACTGGCGCAACTGGTGCTATTGCCGGAGGTCTCGTCCCGTCTCTGCTCGCGACGAACGCCGCATTACTCCCCATAACAGCCCCCATTTGGACGGTCATCGCCGCGATTGGTGCCCTGATCATCGCAGTCGGCGGGCTACACTACGCCTGGACGAACAACGTCCTCGGGATCAGAGATGCAGCCACGGATGCCTTCGGGACCGTCCGAGGGTGGTTCGAGTCCGCACCCGGCTGGATGCTCGCTCTGCTCGGCCCACTCGGAACGCTCTATTACGCCTGGCGGGAGAATCTGTTCGGCGTCCAGGACATCGTTGGCAGCGTCTTCGGCTGGATCGGCGATAAGATCGACTGGCTCCGTGACCAGATCGAACGGATCCCCGGTGTCGGTGACGATGACGGGATTAGCCAGGACGATATCGTTGCTGACGATGTTGACGAACCCGACGTTAACGAGGACACCTACGCTGAGGCGTTCGGTGACCTCGGCGAGACGTCGGGTCAATCATTCGGAGAGTCCTTCGCCGAGTCGGTCGTCGACGGCCTCGAGACAGATGATGCCGAGGCACACCTCGAAGACGAGATCGCTGGCGCTGAACAACGACTCTCCGAGCTGCAAGAAGGCGGCGTGGCACTCGAGGATCAAGAAGAGGCGGCGGACCTCCAGCGCGAGATCCGCGACCTCGAGGGCCAACTTTCGGGTGTCCAAAACGCCGATGGAATCGAAGACGTTGACCCCGACCTGCTCGCGGATGCCGCACAGGCACAAGTCGACGCCGAAGAAGAGCGCCAGAACACGCTCGCTGCGGTTGCCGATCGGATCGGCGGTGCGGATGTCGAAAGGGCTGATCACGGCGAGGCAACGCCGGAGATGGTCGCCGACTCACTCGACAGTGGCCCTGAGCAGGCCGATCGCGGCTCAACAGAGCAGGGGCTCACGGAAGAGACGCTTATGAACGCGTTCATGACCGCCCTCGAGCAGTGGTCGGAGGGCCGGAAGTTCCGAATGGAGCAGTCGATCAACGAACGTCGCTTCCGCGGTCTGTTCCAAGATGAAGCTGACGTCTATTTCGACTGA
- a CDS encoding HK97-gp10 family putative phage morphogenesis protein — protein sequence MDFDLEWESGFDPENAQDVFEEMLAESDEELVVAMTESSLEIEADARRRSPVDTGNLRGAWTSEVETEGETIIAEIGNEAAYAAFVEFGTNRMAAQPMIRPAIEREIRDLERRIREAVYEAAEEARQ from the coding sequence TTGGACTTTGATCTCGAGTGGGAGTCGGGATTTGATCCCGAGAACGCCCAAGACGTCTTCGAGGAGATGCTCGCAGAATCCGACGAGGAGCTGGTCGTGGCGATGACTGAAAGCTCGCTGGAGATCGAAGCCGATGCACGGCGACGATCGCCAGTCGACACCGGAAACCTGCGCGGCGCGTGGACCTCAGAAGTCGAGACAGAGGGCGAGACGATCATAGCCGAAATCGGCAACGAGGCAGCATACGCTGCGTTCGTCGAATTTGGAACCAACCGGATGGCCGCACAGCCAATGATCCGGCCGGCGATCGAACGCGAGATCCGCGATCTCGAGCGTCGTATTCGGGAAGCCGTCTACGAGGCTGCAGAGGAGGCGCGTCAATGA
- a CDS encoding helix-turn-helix domain-containing protein yields the protein MPEQQPSDLEDLPPSAKLVYKILEYEDRPLPTPEIADEAHLPESTVRHAIRRLDDADTIVWKNDLSSPGRKVYYLDR from the coding sequence GTGCCTGAACAACAGCCTTCAGACCTGGAAGATCTCCCACCGAGTGCGAAGCTGGTCTACAAGATCCTCGAGTACGAGGACCGACCGCTCCCGACGCCCGAGATTGCCGACGAAGCCCATCTCCCCGAGTCCACAGTCCGCCATGCGATCCGCCGGCTTGACGACGCCGACACGATCGTCTGGAAGAACGATCTCTCGAGCCCTGGGAGAAAAGTCTACTATCTCGACAGGTGA
- a CDS encoding anti-CBASS protein Acb1 family protein has translation MTDEDTETEAELVTRDGGLSTRQEFQMRFALAQALGENLPGDEDYYEVFNWDKNPTVEDYFALALRNPYAYAVTFLPPETTWRDPPEIDDHAEPSGSADQTSFEADVEDLVDDLRLWHYCRRADKLAGIGKFGALVLEFDDTEDPSDLDTPVEQGSELTGLRPFSRASVADVRVGGPGSGRWNEPIRYQLDFSDENENEGVIRQEGPETVWVHWSRVIHIPSDELLDDELRGIPRQKPVYNNLIDIERTLGSAGQLAYRAAAWGIHINISENFDVDDGGDELREHLQRWQHGLENVLRTHGADDVKSLGGEEIEPSPIIDPNIEAISSQTGIPQSVLKGNETGERATTQDLKEWYGKISERRNEFVEPLIVRELIDRLVDFGSIEPPAGDGYDTIWKPLAELSEADQADVRETRADVLETWMQVAPGILTPEQQLEYIEDGKLPAELDTAELPPLDEDNDEVEAQWQSLQAGD, from the coding sequence ATGACTGACGAAGATACTGAGACAGAGGCAGAGCTCGTTACTCGAGACGGAGGCCTCTCGACGCGGCAGGAGTTCCAGATGCGGTTTGCTCTCGCCCAGGCGTTGGGGGAGAACCTACCGGGCGACGAGGACTACTACGAGGTCTTCAACTGGGACAAGAACCCAACCGTCGAGGACTACTTCGCCCTCGCCCTGCGGAACCCGTACGCCTACGCCGTCACGTTCCTGCCGCCGGAGACGACCTGGCGCGATCCACCGGAGATCGACGACCACGCCGAGCCGTCGGGCAGCGCAGATCAGACCTCGTTCGAGGCAGACGTCGAGGACCTCGTCGACGATCTCCGACTGTGGCACTACTGCCGCCGGGCAGACAAGCTCGCAGGGATCGGCAAGTTCGGCGCGCTCGTCCTCGAGTTCGACGACACCGAGGACCCCAGTGACCTCGATACGCCAGTCGAGCAGGGTAGCGAACTGACCGGGCTGCGGCCGTTCTCGAGGGCGTCGGTCGCTGACGTCCGCGTCGGCGGGCCGGGATCGGGCCGGTGGAACGAGCCGATCAGGTATCAACTGGACTTCAGCGACGAGAACGAGAACGAGGGCGTCATCCGACAAGAGGGCCCCGAGACGGTCTGGGTCCACTGGAGCCGCGTCATCCACATCCCGTCGGACGAGCTGCTCGACGACGAACTCCGCGGCATCCCTCGGCAGAAGCCGGTCTACAACAACCTGATCGACATCGAGCGCACACTCGGATCTGCCGGCCAGCTGGCCTACCGGGCAGCGGCGTGGGGGATCCACATCAACATCTCGGAGAACTTCGACGTCGACGACGGTGGCGACGAACTTCGAGAACATCTCCAGCGCTGGCAGCACGGCCTCGAGAACGTGCTCCGGACCCACGGCGCCGACGACGTCAAGTCACTCGGTGGCGAGGAGATCGAGCCGAGCCCGATCATCGATCCGAACATCGAGGCGATCTCCTCGCAGACGGGGATCCCGCAGTCCGTCCTGAAGGGTAACGAGACTGGCGAGCGAGCGACCACGCAGGACCTGAAGGAATGGTACGGGAAGATCTCGGAGCGACGGAACGAGTTCGTCGAGCCGCTGATCGTGCGGGAACTGATCGACCGACTCGTCGACTTCGGCTCGATCGAGCCGCCAGCCGGCGACGGCTACGACACCATCTGGAAGCCGCTGGCAGAGCTAAGTGAGGCCGACCAGGCCGACGTCCGCGAGACGCGGGCCGACGTCCTCGAGACTTGGATGCAAGTCGCCCCTGGCATCCTCACGCCGGAGCAGCAACTCGAGTACATCGAGGACGGCAAGCTGCCAGCAGAACTCGATACTGCGGAACTGCCACCACTCGACGAAGACAACGACGAGGTCGAGGCACAGTGGCAGTCGCTCCAAGCCGGTGACTGA
- a CDS encoding minor capsid protein: MSFNPTYERPRELTASEDPTKTKTIRETYGQRLRGAFGRINTAIRERVTEDDIFGLEDTYLTDDEIDQLLETFAGVDGPPDLSTIDPGERVERFEAWLDEAMDSEVLEVIDRDENVWIRRAYERGVEDADSNLKRAGVSAGAATEAADVVEMPVHERKLHVLFARNYAELDGICDAVAQQVTRELADGLAEGVNPREMARRLTDRVDKIGKTRATVLARTETINAHTQASVERYRQQGVEEVGIEPEVQVQTAGDEAVCEQCAEVASQGPWELDEFEGSEYQPAIHPQCRCAVVPVVNEAAASAYLEHPKQFVAMLRAGAFVADSRERYEALAAADDDGAEELVAHFSPQQTAA; this comes from the coding sequence ATGTCGTTCAACCCAACGTACGAACGCCCTCGAGAACTCACAGCCTCGGAAGATCCCACGAAGACGAAGACGATCCGAGAGACGTACGGCCAGCGTCTCCGTGGCGCGTTCGGCCGGATCAACACCGCCATCCGCGAGCGAGTGACCGAGGACGACATCTTCGGGCTCGAGGACACCTACCTCACGGATGACGAGATAGACCAGCTACTCGAGACGTTCGCCGGCGTCGACGGACCGCCGGACCTGAGCACGATCGACCCGGGCGAGCGAGTCGAACGCTTCGAGGCGTGGCTCGACGAGGCGATGGACTCGGAAGTTCTCGAGGTGATCGACCGAGACGAGAACGTCTGGATCCGCCGTGCCTACGAACGCGGTGTCGAGGATGCTGACTCGAACCTCAAACGAGCCGGCGTCAGTGCTGGTGCTGCCACGGAGGCAGCCGACGTCGTCGAGATGCCGGTCCACGAGCGCAAGTTGCACGTGCTGTTCGCCCGCAACTACGCCGAACTCGACGGCATCTGTGACGCGGTCGCCCAGCAGGTCACTCGAGAGCTCGCCGACGGGCTCGCCGAGGGCGTCAACCCTCGAGAGATGGCACGTCGGCTCACCGATCGCGTCGACAAGATCGGGAAGACGCGGGCTACCGTATTGGCTCGGACGGAGACGATCAACGCCCACACCCAGGCCTCAGTTGAGCGGTACCGACAGCAGGGTGTCGAGGAGGTCGGCATCGAGCCAGAGGTTCAGGTCCAGACGGCCGGCGACGAGGCCGTCTGCGAGCAGTGTGCCGAGGTGGCTTCCCAGGGCCCGTGGGAACTGGACGAGTTCGAGGGTAGCGAATACCAGCCGGCAATCCACCCTCAATGCCGTTGCGCCGTCGTTCCCGTGGTCAACGAAGCTGCGGCGTCGGCGTACCTCGAGCACCCGAAGCAGTTCGTTGCGATGCTCCGGGCTGGCGCGTTCGTCGCCGACTCTCGAGAGCGCTACGAGGCGCTGGCAGCAGCGGACGACGACGGCGCCGAGGAGTTGGTCGCGCACTTCTCACCACAGCAGACAGCAGCGTAA
- a CDS encoding HNH endonuclease, producing MSGDGTHKCPTCGDEFGNERGVKVHHTKVHDESIAGVEVECAQCGEVKTVTPSRVERYDDHYCNNECRAKHQRKRTSVECHFCGDEFEIAEWHLEQSERVFCPNKNCRGKWQSERIQGSDHPNWRADSHTKVNCSFCDAELTRRTDRVEGRSEHFFCGRICETEWKLENWATGEDNPLYDRVTLECGWCGSGVVRKRYYKDSVDHTFCRGTDCLQEWLAETSSGENNPNWLGGSLPYGPGWNESKKEAVRERDGCQCVSCGLPQAEHYGQYGQKLDVHHITPARQIDDPEERNAIGNLASLCIPCHRKWEKMAPLRPVTNPVDD from the coding sequence ATGAGTGGTGACGGGACGCACAAGTGTCCGACATGCGGGGATGAATTCGGTAATGAACGCGGTGTGAAAGTACACCACACGAAAGTACATGATGAGAGTATCGCAGGTGTCGAGGTCGAATGTGCGCAGTGTGGTGAGGTCAAAACGGTCACTCCTAGCCGCGTGGAGCGGTATGATGACCATTACTGCAACAACGAGTGCCGCGCAAAGCACCAAAGGAAGCGTACTAGCGTAGAATGCCATTTCTGTGGAGACGAGTTCGAGATAGCAGAGTGGCACCTTGAGCAATCAGAGCGCGTGTTCTGTCCCAACAAAAACTGCCGAGGTAAGTGGCAATCCGAAAGGATCCAAGGGTCAGATCACCCCAATTGGAGAGCAGATTCGCACACCAAAGTTAACTGCTCGTTTTGCGATGCTGAACTTACTCGGAGAACAGATCGTGTGGAAGGACGCTCAGAGCATTTCTTCTGTGGCAGGATCTGTGAAACCGAATGGAAGCTGGAGAACTGGGCCACCGGCGAAGATAATCCACTCTACGATCGGGTAACCCTCGAGTGCGGGTGGTGCGGTTCTGGGGTTGTGCGTAAGCGGTATTACAAGGACTCTGTTGACCACACTTTCTGTCGTGGGACGGACTGTCTTCAGGAATGGCTCGCTGAGACTTCTTCGGGTGAGAACAATCCAAACTGGTTAGGAGGATCACTGCCGTATGGCCCTGGCTGGAACGAGTCGAAGAAAGAAGCCGTCCGCGAGCGAGACGGTTGTCAGTGTGTGTCTTGTGGACTTCCACAAGCAGAACACTACGGCCAATATGGCCAGAAGCTTGATGTTCATCACATCACACCGGCACGGCAAATAGACGATCCAGAAGAACGCAATGCCATTGGGAACTTGGCGTCTTTGTGCATCCCGTGCCACCGAAAATGGGAGAAAATGGCCCCACTCCGCCCCGTCACGAATCCTGTCGACGACTGA